A section of the Pseudanabaena mucicola str. Chao 1806 genome encodes:
- a CDS encoding Glu/Leu/Phe/Val family dehydrogenase, with translation MSESLFDQASVRLADAIAHVDISEDAIERLKSPKASLQVSIPVRMDDGTLKVFQGYRVRYNDLRGPTKGGIRFHPSVNMDEVKSLAFWMTFKCAAVNLPFGGAKGGVAVDPKQLSKFELERLSRGYIDAIADFMGADVDIPAPDVQTNQTIMGWMVDEYSNIQRQLCPAAITGKPLAMGGSVGRETATGLGAFFVIETLLPLLKRQREQTTVAIQGFGNVGAAIADLLSQAGYKVIAVSDSKGGIYAPQGLDIPSIISYKNSTRSFQAVYCQDSVCNIVEHKKITNEELLELDVDVLIPAALENQITEHNAHQIHARYIFEIANGPVSPAADRILEQQEIMVFPDILVNAGGVTVSYFEWVQNRSGLYWTIEEINDRLKQSMVAETLRIWKIAEQKQISMRTAAYVHALKRLSEAIEAKGTRAYYAQ, from the coding sequence GTGTCAGAATCTTTATTTGATCAAGCAAGTGTTAGGCTTGCCGATGCGATCGCCCATGTTGATATTTCTGAAGATGCGATCGAACGTTTGAAGTCCCCAAAAGCAAGTTTACAAGTTTCCATTCCTGTACGCATGGATGATGGAACATTAAAGGTCTTTCAAGGCTATCGGGTACGCTACAACGATTTGCGAGGACCGACCAAAGGTGGTATCAGGTTTCACCCTAGTGTGAATATGGATGAGGTAAAGTCCTTAGCCTTTTGGATGACCTTTAAATGTGCCGCCGTGAATTTACCATTTGGGGGCGCAAAGGGTGGTGTTGCCGTTGATCCTAAGCAATTGTCCAAGTTTGAGCTAGAACGGCTCAGTCGTGGCTATATTGATGCGATCGCAGATTTTATGGGAGCTGATGTCGATATTCCCGCTCCCGATGTGCAGACGAACCAGACCATTATGGGCTGGATGGTAGATGAATATAGCAATATTCAACGTCAGCTCTGTCCTGCAGCAATCACTGGCAAGCCTTTAGCGATGGGTGGCAGTGTTGGACGCGAAACCGCAACGGGGTTAGGAGCATTTTTTGTGATTGAGACTTTGCTGCCCTTACTCAAGAGGCAAAGGGAACAGACCACAGTAGCAATCCAAGGATTTGGCAATGTTGGTGCGGCGATCGCTGATCTGCTCAGTCAAGCAGGTTACAAAGTTATAGCGGTAAGTGACTCTAAGGGCGGGATCTATGCACCGCAAGGATTAGATATTCCCAGCATTATCAGTTACAAAAATTCAACACGCAGCTTTCAAGCTGTTTACTGTCAGGATTCCGTGTGCAACATTGTCGAACATAAGAAGATTACCAATGAAGAATTACTTGAACTTGATGTCGATGTTTTGATTCCTGCGGCTCTGGAAAATCAAATTACGGAACATAATGCCCATCAAATTCATGCAAGATATATTTTCGAGATTGCTAATGGACCAGTCTCCCCTGCGGCGGATCGAATTTTAGAACAACAAGAGATTATGGTCTTTCCTGATATTTTAGTTAATGCAGGGGGTGTCACCGTCAGTTATTTTGAATGGGTGCAAAATCGCAGTGGCTTGTATTGGACAATTGAAGAAATCAATGATCGACTTAAACAAAGCATGGTTGCGGAAACCCTCAGAATTTGGAAGATTGCCGAGCAAAAACAAATCTCCATGCGAACCGCAGCCTATGTTCATGCGTTAAAGCGACTAAGTGAAGCGATCGAGGCTAAAGGCACACGTGCTTACTATGCTCAATAA